One Streptomyces sp. CG4 genomic window, GCACTGCGGTCGTTAGCCGCTAAGAGGGCGGAGCCGGGCGGCGAGGAGCGCGATGTCGTCCTCGTTCGTGCTGTTGGTCAGTTGGGTCAGGAGTGTGTCGAGGAGGTCCTCAAGTGGGCCGTCGGCGGACAGATCCATCTCAGTTAGGGCGTGCACGGAGTCGTCGATGTCCACGCCCCGTTGTTCCACGAGGCCGTCGGTGTAGAGCAGCAGGACCGAGCCCGGCTCGAATGCGAATGTTGTTGTCTCGTAGTCGCCGAGTTCTGTGCCGATGGGAGGACCGGCCGGAAGGTGCATCAGTCCGGCGCTGCCGTGGGGGTGGATGAGAAGGGGCGGCAGGTGGCCGGCCGTGGCTGCGGTGCAGGTGCCCGCCTCGCCGCTACCACCTGGCCCGCCTCACCCATCTGGACCGGGCCACCGGCCGAGGTCTTCTGCGCCTACCGTTCCCCACGAGCGGAGTGAACCGCCTCACCTCCGGCCACGTGGACACCGTCACCCCGCGCCCCGAGCACAAGGTCACGGCGGTGCGGGTGTCCCGGCCGCAGACCTGCTCAGCCCGGCGAGCGCACCATCCCGCACGCGGAGGAACTCCCGCCATGAACTCCTTCCACGTCGACTCCGAGGTCGGCCGCCTCCGCCAGGTGATCCTGCACCGCCCCGGCCTCGAACTCTCCCGCCTCACCCGCGCAACGTCGACGCCCTGCTCTTCGACGACATTCTGTGGGCCAAGCGGGCCCGGGAGGAGCACGACGCCTTCGCCCAGGTCCTGCGCGACCACGGCACCCGTGTCCACTACTTCGCCGACCTGCTCGCCCAGACCCTGGACGTGCCCGAGGCCCGCAACTGGCCGCTGGACCGCGTCGTCACGCCGGCGACGGTCGGCCCCGCCCTCATGGACCGGGTGCGCGAGTTGTGCACCGATCTGTGCGGCGAGACGCTCGCACGCTTCCGCCTTCGACGTCCTCAAGGCCGCTCTGGGCTGAGACTGCGATACGTACTGGCCAGGGTGTCGACGGCGGCCGGGGCCCGGCCTCGGAAGGTCTCGGCATTGGCGAAGAGCAGCGCCGAGTCGTAGCGGTGGACCAGCAGCCCGGGGATCGTACGGGCTGGCGGGTAGTCGTCCTCGTCGTGCGCGCCTGCCACGCCAGGCACCAGGCCCTCCACTGCGTCGTGCAGGCGCGCCACCCAGGTCCGCCGCTCGGCCATCGACAGGCCGATGGCCACGATCACCCCGTACGCGAGTACCCCTACCAGGCAGCTCAGAGCGAGCAGCAGTTCCCGTCTGCGGAAGGACTCCAGCCGGCGGAGGCCCGCCACGTCGATCATGCGGACCGCGGCGTACATGACGAGCGCGCCGAGCACGGCCGAGGGGGTACGGGCCAGCAGCGGGCTGAGGAAGCGGAGGACGGCGAGCACCGCGGCGCCCGCCGCCAGGGAGTGCGCATGGCTGCGGGCGCCCATCGAAGAAGAGAGCGCGGGCAGCACGAGGTGCGGCAGCTTGCCCAGTCCGGGAGGGCCAGGGAGGGCAGGCCCGACGGCGCGCTGCTGATCACCTTGAGGCGATGCCAGCCGTCGATGTGGACGACGGCCACGGCCGTGGTAGCGGGGATCACGGCGAGCAGCGGTCCCGGGAGCTGCGGGACGTACCGCTTGACCGTGAACAGGAACGCCAGGCCACGGCGGAGAGGACGAGAGCCGCCGGATCGACAGCCCGGCGGCCGGCGGTAGCCCGGCCACTCCCGCGTAGGCCATGACCTGCGGTACGAGATAGGCCGCTTCGCTCACGCCGACCAGCAGATCGCCTTTCCACCACGAGCGCCGAAACGCATCAGCGCGCCCAGGCCGGGGACCAGCCGACGACACAACGAAAACCGTCCGCCCGAGCCTTGAGCCATCTGCCTCCTCTCCCTGTTCGAGCCCAGCACCCACCGCCGCGCGATCATCTGCGAGAGAGATCCGGCGTGCCATGCGACGCATTCTCCGGCTCCCGCCCCAACCAGCCCGTCGGCCAGGGACGTTCAGCCCATCCGGCGGAGACCTTCGGCATCCGGCGCGACACCGCGCACCGGACGAGAGTGAGTGAGGGACGAGGGCAAGCGGTCGCTGCCCGCGCAATCCCGGAACACGACGCTGGAATCGGGTCCCCCCGATTCAGGAGGTGGAGATCATGCCCCGTGCCATCACCGTGGGTCTCGACGGCTCGCCCGAGAGCCGCGCCGCCGCGGAATGGGCCGCCCGCGAGGCGGAGCTGCGCGGACTGCCTGTGAAGCTCGTACACGTCTGGGATCCGGCACCGGCCCCCACGGTGCACGCCCCGTTCCTCGGCGCCGAGACTTACCAGCACTGGACCGAGCGGATTCCCCGGGAATCCGCCGAGGGCCTGCGGCTGCGCCACCCCGGTGCCGAGGTCAGTACGGAGCAGCTCAGCGGTTCGCCCGCCGAGGCCCTGGCCGACGTGGCGAAGGACGCCGAGCTGCTGGTCCTCGGCTCGCGCGGGCTGGGTGGGATCGCCGGTTTCCTGATCGGCTCGGTCGGACTCGCGGTCGTGGCGCACGCCGAGCGGCCCGTCGTCCTGGTCCGGGCAGGTGAGCAGCCTGCAGACGAGAACGAGATGGACGTCGCCGGTGTCCCGTCCGCCACCACTTCCTCCCGCCCGGTCGTCCTCGGACTCGACCTCGGCAGCCCCGACGAGACTCTGATCCGGTTCGCCCTCGACGCCGCCGCCCGCCGCAACGCCCCGCTGCGTGTCGTACACGGCTGGAACCCGACGCCCTACTACGCCTACGGCATGGCTCCTGACCCCGGAGTGCAGCAGATGCTGGCGGACAGCGACGCCGACGCCCTGACCGAAGTGCTGGCCCCCTGGCGGCAGAAGTTCCCGGACGTCCGGGTCGTCGCCGAGTCGCGCTTCGGAAGCCCGTCCCACCTCCTGATCGACGCCTCCCGCGAGGCCTCGCTGGTGGTCGTCGGCCGGCGCATGCGCCAATCCTCCGCCGGAGCCCGCATCGGGCCCGTCACCCACGCCGTGCTGCACCACGCCACCGCCCCCGTCGCCGTCGTCCCGCACGACTGACCCGCCCTCAAGGAGCCGACAGCATGAAGGCAGCAGTTGTACGAGCCCTCGGCGACCCCCTCGTCATCGAGGAACGCCCCGACCCCGAGCCCGGCCCCGGGCAGGTCCGCATCCGCGTTGAAGCCTCCGGCCTGTGCCACACCGACATCCACGCCGCGCACGGCGACTGGCCGGTCAGGCCGAACCCGCCGTTCGTCCCCGGCCACGAGGCCGTCGGCCTGGTCAAGGCGCTCGGCGACGGCGTCATCCACCTGACCGTCGGCCGGCGGGTCGCCGTGCCCTGGGCGGGCAAGGCCTGCGAGCACTGCCTGTCCGGCTGGGAGACACTGTGCGAGCAGCAGATCAACACCGGCTACGGCTGCGACGGCGGGCACGCCGAGAAGATGCTCGCCGGGGCCGACTTCGCCCCGCCGGTGCCCGAGGGCATCACCCCGCTCGACGCCGCCCCGCTGACCTGCGCCGGCGTGAGGACGTACAAGGCTCTGAAGGTCGCCGAGGTCCGGCCCACCCAGCTGGTGGCGATCTCCGGGGTCGGAGGCCTCGGCCACCTCGCCCTGCAGTACGCGAAGATCGCCGGTGCCACCGTCGCCGCCATTGACGTCACCAACGACAAGCTCGAACTCGCCAAGGAACTCGGCGCAGATCTCGTCATCGACGCCCGCAAGCAGGATGTCGGCCAGGTACTCAAGCAGCACGGTGGCGCCCACGCCGCGATCGCGCTCGCGGTCGACGACGCCGCGTTCGGGGCGGTCAACTCCGGGCTGCGACGTGGCGGCAAGCTGGTCATCGTGGCCCTGCCGGCACGCGACACCGTCCGCGTCCCGATCTTCGGTACCGTGCTGGACGGCACCTCGGTGATCGGCTCCATCGTCGGCACCCGTCAGGACCTCGCCGA contains:
- a CDS encoding universal stress protein; translated protein: MPRAITVGLDGSPESRAAAEWAAREAELRGLPVKLVHVWDPAPAPTVHAPFLGAETYQHWTERIPRESAEGLRLRHPGAEVSTEQLSGSPAEALADVAKDAELLVLGSRGLGGIAGFLIGSVGLAVVAHAERPVVLVRAGEQPADENEMDVAGVPSATTSSRPVVLGLDLGSPDETLIRFALDAAARRNAPLRVVHGWNPTPYYAYGMAPDPGVQQMLADSDADALTEVLAPWRQKFPDVRVVAESRFGSPSHLLIDASREASLVVVGRRMRQSSAGARIGPVTHAVLHHATAPVAVVPHD
- a CDS encoding zinc-dependent alcohol dehydrogenase, coding for MKAAVVRALGDPLVIEERPDPEPGPGQVRIRVEASGLCHTDIHAAHGDWPVRPNPPFVPGHEAVGLVKALGDGVIHLTVGRRVAVPWAGKACEHCLSGWETLCEQQINTGYGCDGGHAEKMLAGADFAPPVPEGITPLDAAPLTCAGVRTYKALKVAEVRPTQLVAISGVGGLGHLALQYAKIAGATVAAIDVTNDKLELAKELGADLVIDARKQDVGQVLKQHGGAHAAIALAVDDAAFGAVNSGLRRGGKLVIVALPARDTVRVPIFGTVLDGTSVIGSIVGTRQDLAEVFQLHVAARTEVIYTTRPLTSVNESIGDVLRGQVEARIVFDLGRED